A DNA window from Trichosurus vulpecula isolate mTriVul1 chromosome 2, mTriVul1.pri, whole genome shotgun sequence contains the following coding sequences:
- the LOC118839252 gene encoding 60S acidic ribosomal protein P0-like, translating into MPREDRATWKSNYFLKITQLLDDYPKCFIVGADNVGSKQMQQIGMSFHGKAVVLMGKNTMMCKVIHGHLENNPALEKLLPHIRGNVGFVFTKEDLTEIRDMLLANKVPAAARASAIAPYDVTVPAQNIGLHPEKTSFFQALGITTKISRGTIEILSDVQLIKTRDKVGASKATLLNMLNISPFSFGLIIQQVFDNGSIYNPEVLDITEETLYLQFLEGVLNVSSVCLQIGYPTVASVPHSIINGYKRVLAVAVETEYTFPLAEKVKAFLDDPWAFAAAAPAAAAPAAATPAAAAPAKVETKEESEESDEDMGFDLFD; encoded by the coding sequence ATGCCCAGGGAAGACAGGGCTACCTGGAAATCCAATTACTTCCTCAAGATCACCCAACTTTTGGATGATTATCCAAAATGCTTCATTGTGGGAGCAGACAATGTGGGCTCCAAGCAGATGCAGCAGATCGGGATGTCCTTCCATGGGAAGGCTGTGGTATTGATGGGAAAAAACACCATGATGTGCAAAGTCATTCATGGGCATCTGGAGAACAACCCTGCCCTGGAGAAACTGCTGCCTCATATTCGGGGGAATGTGGGCTTTGTGTTCACCAAGGAAGATCTGACCGAGATTAGGGATATGCTTCTGGCCAATAAGGTGCCAGCTGCTGCCCGTGCCAGTGCCATTGCCCCATATGATGTCACTGTGCCAGCCCAGAACATTGGCTTGCATCCTGAGAAGACTTCCTTCTTCCAGGCTCTGGGTATCACCACCAAGATTTCCAGGGGCACCATTGAAATCTTGAGTGATGTGCAGCTGATTAAGACCAGGGACAAAGTGGGTGCCAGCAAGGCCACCTTGTTGAACATGCTGAACATCTCCCCATTCTCCTTTGGGCTGATCATTCAGCAGGTGTTTGACAATGGCAGTATCTACAACCCTGAAGTGCTGGACATCACGGAGGAAACTTTGTACCTTCAGTTCTTAGAGGGTGTCCTTAACGTTAGCAGCGTCTGTCTGCAGATTGGCTACCCAACTGTTGCATCAGTACCCCACTCGATCATCAATGGGTACAAGCGGGTCTTGGCTGTAGCTGTGGAGACTGAGTACACCTTCCCACTTGCTGAAAAGGTGAAGGCCTTCCTGGACGACCCTTGGGCATTTGCAGCGGCCGCCCCTGCAGCCGCAGCCCCAGCTGCTGCTACACCTGCTGCTGCCGCTCCAGCCAAGGTGGAAACCAAGGAAGAATCAGAGGAATCTGATGAAGATATGGGGTTTGATCTATTTGATTAG